In Leptospira harrisiae, a genomic segment contains:
- a CDS encoding N-acetylneuraminate synthase family protein → MDFHIGSKTLTRKSAPYLVAEIGLNHNADLEIGKRTIAKAKESGAHAVKFQTYKTDEFIDSSNPDVKFLYDIFKQYELNESQHKEFQRTALDLGLDFFSTPLCESAVDLLCGIDVPILKIASGDIVNLPLLNKSIQSGKPLIVSTGAALPEEVTRAISLFQKEKSEVCLLHCVSMYPTPLNKVNLQSIPFYLDTTDYVVGFSDHSDGTLASSVACGLGAVVFEKHFTLDRNLEGPDHGISMDPKMFSNLAENLRLSFEMGGLYGKNTHQEETNGWFYGRRSLYKKGNSVLSLRPALHTKDSHVLDSWELHRIGDPSLLQEGPIRLAPKSI, encoded by the coding sequence TTGGATTTTCACATTGGATCAAAAACTCTAACAAGAAAGTCGGCTCCATATTTGGTCGCAGAAATTGGACTCAATCATAACGCAGATCTTGAAATCGGAAAACGAACTATTGCCAAAGCAAAAGAGTCGGGCGCGCATGCGGTAAAATTCCAAACCTACAAAACAGACGAATTTATAGATAGTTCCAATCCTGATGTTAAGTTTTTGTATGACATTTTTAAACAATATGAATTAAACGAATCACAACATAAGGAATTCCAAAGAACTGCCCTAGACTTAGGGCTTGACTTTTTTTCCACTCCACTTTGCGAATCCGCCGTTGATTTGTTATGTGGTATTGATGTTCCAATTTTAAAAATTGCTTCTGGTGATATTGTTAATTTACCTTTATTAAATAAATCCATTCAATCGGGAAAACCATTGATTGTATCTACTGGTGCCGCTTTGCCAGAAGAAGTAACAAGGGCCATTTCTCTTTTTCAAAAGGAAAAATCGGAAGTATGTTTACTCCATTGTGTTTCGATGTATCCCACTCCGCTAAACAAAGTAAACCTTCAGTCGATTCCATTTTATTTGGATACAACAGACTATGTTGTGGGTTTTAGCGATCATTCAGATGGAACCTTGGCATCCTCCGTGGCCTGTGGATTGGGTGCAGTTGTTTTTGAAAAACATTTTACCTTGGATCGAAATTTAGAAGGACCAGACCATGGAATTTCAATGGATCCAAAAATGTTTTCGAACTTGGCTGAGAACTTAAGACTTAGTTTTGAAATGGGTGGACTATATGGAAAAAACACACACCAGGAAGAAACTAATGGTTGGTTTTATGGGAGAAGGTCTCTATACAAAAAAGGGAATTCAGTTCTTAGTTTAAGACCTGCCCTTCACACAAAAGACAGCCATGTTTTGGATTCTTGGGAGTTACATAGAATAGGAGATCCTTCTCTTTTACAAGAAGGACCCATTCGACTAGCACCTAAATCTATTTAG
- the feoB gene encoding ferrous iron transport protein B encodes MKDKRIYLVGNPNCGKSTLFNQLTGLKQKTGNFSGVTVEKREGTLVIDNSEWIITDLPGTYGLGGVAEDKKIAYEVLLSRKPDEQVIYVLDALNLERGLQFLLQIIDMGVPTLVVLTMKDVLEKKRIRLDLEKLKKAIGLQFLLVNAKSGEGIDILKDVIKDPNQFQKHSRLWTWGTKEETFLKSAKHKLGINTNEAEFFLSQSLKYINKDPNLSEERYLNQFPSETKVWLQSEIEGKGFSFFYQEEMIYRSFFIKKVLADVVSYPKSAPGSWEEKLDRVLLHPVLGFICFFLLMGLLFQSLFSFAEIPMDLIESGITTLQSLVDSNIGNGLLKSLLSEGVIGGVGSVIVFIPQIALLFLFIGILEESGYLARASFLMDRIMGKFGLSGKSFIPLLSSAACAVPAILGTRTIENKSDRFTTIMVSPLIMCSARYPVYILIVGTVFSFPPVFGIFNIQGFVLFSMFLLGMVTSFGFAFLFRKTVFKEESSYFVMELPRYNVPSLKSLFHTVYGKVKSFLSTAGQIILYISVLLWFLSHFPADYKDQKWTTSPIESSYIGSIGKVMEPAIEPLGFDWKIGISILTSFAAREVMVSTLAVLYGSEENEEGESLRSTLRTEKRADGSLVWTPLSGLSLLVFFAFASQCMSTLAVTKKETGTIFWPTVQFLYMTILAITASFLIFQLGKILGFV; translated from the coding sequence ATGAAAGACAAACGAATTTATTTAGTTGGGAATCCCAACTGTGGCAAATCAACTTTATTCAATCAACTGACAGGACTCAAACAAAAAACTGGAAACTTCAGCGGAGTTACTGTTGAAAAAAGGGAAGGAACTTTAGTAATAGACAATTCGGAATGGATCATCACCGACTTACCAGGTACATACGGACTTGGTGGAGTTGCGGAAGACAAAAAAATTGCATACGAAGTATTACTTTCAAGAAAACCAGATGAACAAGTGATTTATGTTTTAGATGCTTTGAACTTAGAAAGGGGTCTACAGTTTTTATTGCAGATCATCGACATGGGTGTTCCCACTCTTGTTGTGCTTACAATGAAAGATGTGCTCGAAAAAAAAAGAATCCGATTGGATTTAGAAAAACTAAAAAAAGCCATTGGCCTACAGTTTTTATTGGTGAATGCAAAGTCAGGCGAAGGAATTGATATTTTAAAGGATGTGATTAAAGATCCAAATCAATTTCAAAAACATTCCAGGTTATGGACATGGGGAACAAAGGAAGAAACTTTTCTAAAGTCAGCAAAACATAAGTTAGGCATCAATACCAACGAAGCAGAATTCTTTTTATCGCAATCATTAAAATATATAAATAAAGATCCAAATTTGAGTGAGGAACGTTATTTAAATCAGTTCCCTAGCGAAACAAAAGTTTGGTTACAATCTGAAATAGAAGGCAAGGGATTCTCTTTTTTTTACCAAGAAGAAATGATCTACCGCTCTTTTTTTATTAAAAAAGTTTTAGCAGATGTAGTTAGCTATCCCAAATCTGCTCCAGGAAGTTGGGAAGAAAAACTAGACCGTGTTTTATTACATCCTGTCCTTGGATTTATTTGTTTTTTTCTTTTAATGGGACTTCTTTTCCAAAGTTTATTCAGTTTTGCTGAAATCCCTATGGATCTAATCGAATCAGGAATTACCACCTTACAGTCCCTTGTTGATTCAAACATAGGTAATGGACTTCTGAAATCTCTTTTGTCAGAAGGAGTCATTGGTGGAGTAGGAAGTGTGATTGTATTTATTCCTCAGATTGCCCTTTTATTTTTATTCATTGGTATTTTGGAAGAATCTGGATATTTAGCACGTGCTAGTTTTTTAATGGACCGAATCATGGGGAAATTTGGATTGTCTGGGAAATCTTTTATACCCCTTCTTTCTTCTGCTGCTTGTGCAGTTCCAGCAATCCTTGGGACAAGAACCATTGAAAACAAATCTGATCGTTTTACAACCATTATGGTATCTCCTCTTATTATGTGTTCAGCTAGATATCCTGTTTACATTTTAATTGTAGGAACTGTTTTTAGTTTTCCGCCAGTATTCGGAATTTTTAATATCCAAGGATTTGTTTTGTTTTCGATGTTTTTACTTGGAATGGTGACAAGTTTTGGGTTTGCTTTCCTTTTTCGCAAAACAGTGTTTAAAGAAGAATCTTCTTATTTCGTAATGGAACTTCCAAGGTATAATGTTCCATCTCTGAAAAGTTTATTTCATACAGTCTATGGAAAGGTTAAATCCTTTTTATCCACTGCCGGCCAAATTATTTTATACATATCAGTTCTACTTTGGTTTCTAAGCCATTTCCCTGCAGATTATAAAGATCAAAAATGGACCACAAGTCCTATTGAATCATCCTATATTGGTTCCATCGGAAAAGTAATGGAACCGGCAATTGAGCCACTTGGTTTTGATTGGAAAATTGGAATTTCAATTTTAACTTCTTTTGCCGCAAGGGAAGTGATGGTTTCCACCTTAGCAGTGCTATATGGTTCGGAAGAAAATGAAGAAGGAGAATCCCTTCGTTCTACTCTTCGCACAGAGAAACGAGCAGATGGAAGTCTGGTTTGGACTCCGCTCTCTGGTCTATCTCTCCTAGTTTTTTTTGCTTTTGCGAGTCAATGTATGTCAACGCTTGCGGTCACAAAAAAAGAAACGGGAACCATATTTTGGCCAACCGTTCAGTTTTTATATATGACTATCCTTGCCATCACTGCTTCCTTTCTCATTTTTCAGTTGGGAAAAATTCTAGGATTTGTATAA
- a CDS encoding FeoA family protein: MTIQDLKIGETAEIVSLSSQKLPKPMVTELLELGFFPGAEITLQNKSLLLGKMVCILSGTKIALRIEDGKAIEIKLKQT; this comes from the coding sequence ATGACTATACAAGATTTAAAAATTGGTGAAACAGCAGAGATTGTTTCATTAAGTTCGCAAAAACTTCCCAAACCAATGGTAACGGAGTTACTGGAATTAGGATTTTTTCCAGGGGCCGAAATCACACTACAAAACAAATCTCTTTTACTTGGGAAGATGGTATGTATTTTGAGTGGAACAAAAATTGCCTTACGAATTGAAGATGGAAAAGCAATCGAAATCAAACTGAAACAAACATGA
- a CDS encoding ABC1 kinase family protein, with translation MDSLSEFVSFGWQSSLRVAHSSFVFTSKAFGILAQLTKGNPNHREIAITLREAFSHLGATYIKLGQFIASAPSLFPKEYVEEMQACLDSVRPVAFRDIRSSVERELGGKIESLFHSFDETPLASASIAQVHAAVTKEGLDVVVKVQRPDVHLTLKTDMQILGILTKILEFIAPDFKKSGLTAMFDEFQISILQEIDFIQEAKNIEEFEDYLLRAKESRARVPRVYHTLSTKKVLTMERFYGVPITDEAGLRKFTNNPRKVLSDALEIWFSSLSNQGFFHADVHAGNLMILKDGTIGFIDFGIVGRISPKIWKGLMLFTQGIGIGEPTLVAQGLVEMDSTNSGVNPTVLAKELDSVFNDLESVYVHLTDNEMFDESRVNRIMYDMKEIAEKNGLKIPREFALLMKQMLYFDRYVKSIAPEINLFRDSQKFAIS, from the coding sequence ATGGATTCCCTTTCTGAATTTGTCTCTTTTGGTTGGCAATCAAGCCTACGTGTCGCCCATTCCAGTTTTGTGTTCACTTCTAAGGCTTTTGGGATTCTGGCCCAGCTAACCAAGGGAAACCCCAATCACAGAGAGATTGCCATCACCCTCCGGGAAGCATTTTCCCATCTTGGCGCAACCTATATCAAACTAGGCCAATTCATTGCCAGCGCACCTTCTCTTTTTCCAAAAGAATATGTGGAAGAAATGCAGGCTTGTTTGGACTCCGTAAGACCTGTTGCCTTTCGAGACATTCGTTCCTCCGTAGAACGCGAATTGGGTGGAAAAATAGAAAGTTTATTCCATAGTTTTGATGAAACTCCCCTAGCCTCTGCATCCATTGCCCAGGTCCATGCGGCAGTTACCAAAGAAGGTCTGGATGTAGTTGTCAAAGTTCAAAGACCCGATGTCCACCTAACATTGAAAACCGATATGCAAATTTTAGGAATTCTAACAAAAATTTTAGAATTCATTGCTCCTGACTTCAAAAAATCAGGACTCACTGCCATGTTCGATGAATTTCAAATTTCGATCCTACAGGAAATTGATTTTATCCAAGAAGCAAAAAACATTGAAGAGTTTGAAGATTATCTTTTGCGAGCCAAAGAATCAAGAGCTCGTGTTCCGAGAGTGTATCATACACTCTCTACAAAAAAAGTTTTGACCATGGAACGTTTCTATGGTGTGCCCATCACAGATGAAGCTGGTCTTCGTAAATTCACAAACAATCCAAGAAAGGTTCTCAGTGATGCATTAGAAATTTGGTTTTCCTCTTTATCCAATCAAGGTTTTTTCCATGCCGATGTCCATGCAGGAAATTTAATGATTCTAAAGGATGGAACCATCGGTTTTATTGATTTTGGTATTGTTGGACGTATTTCTCCTAAAATATGGAAAGGTTTGATGTTATTTACGCAAGGGATTGGAATCGGTGAACCAACGTTAGTGGCACAAGGTTTAGTAGAAATGGACTCAACGAATAGCGGCGTGAATCCAACGGTCCTTGCTAAAGAATTAGATTCTGTATTTAATGATTTAGAATCAGTTTATGTTCATTTGACTGACAATGAGATGTTTGACGAATCTAGGGTAAATCGAATCATGTACGACATGAAGGAAATTGCAGAAAAGAATGGTTTAAAAATTCCTAGAGAATTTGCACTTCTTATGAAACAAATGTTATACTTTGATAGATATGTTAAATCAATCGCACCTGAAATCAATTTATTCCGTGATTCACAAAAATTTGCAATTTCCTAA
- a CDS encoding helicase, translating to MSQETVLYQELEKLDLNEIKKIASLWNIQKIPGKDKKSTILGLMEIFQNEFFLKGVLEKFTPLQVNILTSILKNKGVMTLGEISRKVNIPPINVEMELNVLRKYYLLYQRKNRERLTNNLDKYHTYDEYLRLIKVETNPKGEKFKFSIEKALHKATLAELPEEWKEAVGAKKGEHIETFLKNALDQEFLQKLIEGLSDFDKDILHQIYIHGGVIEADTIRNYITVNRGKFEQTIPHLTSLYLVRDLYYVEDKFIRVIVIPKEILDHLQFSPILPPVKKGTRVRQEKISANGLDFFLNVKKLISYISRKGLNLAKSGKIKQADHKRTETELLSPDIEIFPEKSQVYQIELILPILKLLGYVDIKGENVILIQETDEFLKKDIFEIMKLVIHEVNEARTRRLNPPEVFTATEVPFYEKGILDKTVKLIMAHGKINTSVIFSHIIRDHLVFSPTFQIKTYEEDLADLRKEIISAIFYLQLFGLIEVEYPQRNLSLSELGAHYFNHEALVTVTEKGGITINPDFSIIAFPDRVSLHGIHLLKAFCELKDYDRVYTFLLTKDSFQLGILLGYDKETFVHFLRESSKADLAQNLLFLLDDWGNNLPIVTITEDSVLLRTKDSQVMELLLGQIKGKKFVLEEVSPTGIIIEKSKVMEVIAIAEKLNMIIRLNR from the coding sequence ATGAGCCAAGAAACTGTCCTGTACCAAGAGTTAGAGAAACTCGATCTTAACGAGATCAAAAAAATCGCCAGCCTTTGGAACATCCAAAAGATCCCGGGAAAGGACAAAAAATCGACTATTTTAGGTCTCATGGAGATTTTCCAGAACGAATTCTTCCTAAAAGGGGTTCTGGAGAAGTTCACACCCCTCCAAGTCAACATTCTGACATCCATACTCAAGAACAAAGGTGTGATGACTCTTGGTGAAATTTCGAGAAAGGTTAATATTCCTCCCATCAACGTGGAGATGGAACTCAATGTTCTTCGAAAGTATTATCTTCTATACCAAAGAAAAAACCGCGAACGACTTACTAACAACTTAGATAAATACCATACTTATGATGAATATTTAAGACTCATCAAAGTAGAAACAAATCCTAAGGGAGAGAAGTTTAAATTCTCAATTGAGAAGGCTTTACATAAAGCCACTCTTGCCGAACTTCCTGAAGAATGGAAAGAAGCAGTTGGTGCCAAAAAAGGCGAACACATTGAAACATTCTTAAAGAATGCTTTGGACCAAGAGTTCCTTCAAAAACTAATTGAAGGACTTTCTGATTTTGATAAAGACATTCTTCATCAAATTTATATCCATGGTGGTGTGATTGAAGCGGATACAATCCGTAACTATATCACTGTGAATCGTGGTAAGTTTGAACAAACCATTCCTCACTTAACATCCCTATATCTTGTTCGTGATTTATATTACGTAGAAGATAAATTCATTCGGGTCATTGTCATTCCAAAAGAAATTTTGGATCATCTACAATTCTCTCCTATTTTACCTCCTGTAAAGAAAGGAACAAGAGTACGTCAGGAAAAAATTTCCGCCAATGGACTGGATTTTTTCTTAAACGTAAAAAAACTAATTTCTTATATTTCGCGTAAAGGTTTGAACCTTGCAAAATCTGGGAAAATCAAACAGGCTGACCACAAAAGAACAGAAACTGAACTTTTATCCCCTGATATAGAAATTTTTCCTGAAAAAAGCCAGGTGTATCAAATTGAACTCATCCTTCCTATCTTAAAACTTTTAGGATATGTGGATATCAAAGGCGAAAATGTCATTCTCATTCAAGAGACAGATGAATTTTTAAAGAAAGATATCTTTGAAATCATGAAACTTGTCATTCATGAAGTGAATGAAGCAAGAACACGTCGTCTCAATCCACCAGAAGTATTTACAGCCACCGAAGTTCCGTTCTACGAAAAAGGAATTTTGGACAAAACTGTAAAACTCATAATGGCGCATGGAAAGATCAACACATCCGTAATCTTTTCGCATATCATTCGTGACCATTTGGTTTTTTCGCCAACCTTCCAAATCAAAACATATGAAGAAGATTTAGCAGACTTACGAAAAGAAATCATTTCTGCAATTTTCTACTTACAACTTTTTGGTCTTATCGAAGTGGAATACCCACAACGAAACTTAAGCCTTTCAGAGCTTGGTGCTCACTACTTCAATCATGAAGCACTAGTAACTGTAACGGAAAAAGGTGGAATCACCATCAACCCAGACTTCTCGATCATTGCATTCCCTGATCGAGTGTCCTTACATGGAATTCATTTATTAAAAGCATTCTGTGAATTAAAAGATTACGATCGTGTTTATACCTTTTTACTCACGAAAGATAGTTTCCAATTGGGTATTTTACTCGGTTATGACAAAGAAACTTTTGTTCACTTTTTAAGAGAATCCTCAAAAGCAGATCTTGCCCAGAATTTACTCTTCTTACTGGATGATTGGGGAAATAACCTTCCCATCGTTACCATTACAGAAGATTCGGTCCTTCTTCGAACCAAAGACTCTCAGGTGATGGAACTTCTACTAGGTCAAATCAAAGGTAAAAAGTTTGTATTGGAAGAAGTAAGTCCAACTGGGATTATCATTGAGAAGTCAAAGGTTATGGAAGTCATAGCCATTGCAGAAAAATTAAACATGATCATTCGATTGAATCGGTAG
- the lnt gene encoding apolipoprotein N-acyltransferase, whose protein sequence is MRKRSKIPEIKHPLLLLFPIAILFALALEPFGFTSAGFLCVFLLLYFTKQLTINSSWKKTFVGTILFSSLVTLTSFYWIWNAIRNISGQGIVVSSFLFLIYALISFYKIGIVFFGSVFLTKYKSIKDSHYFLFVLPSLFLISDWLSPMVFPVYWGDLFRNQILWRQMARFGIEVLGFVSVFSASLLYLMLLKSTKGAKSYLPYLFPIFCFFSINLYFLAETIPQGPTIHLALLQPNTTYARREIQENQNQMTQTIQSVYDIGLEAIRNSPKPIDLLVMPESSIPFLGTLDSKDPNSTYSKSFVDITTSLVRMGNTPLAFNELVWDQGSRNSLTLLHPITLTSERRYKQRLLPFGEYLPGETEFPWLRSIFPETSHHIPGKLTDALGFQTKTGDTVTFSPLICYEVLYPDLVRKIVNHSPSEFILNLTNDSWFESLTETKQHAGAGRLRSIETGRPVVRVAVTGLTTAFDPWGREMMGDLQTFQKAIGYLDLPTITKERTTPYLQFGPTPWRIMALFLIFFVFFRSPPQLLPHKKKNEIEI, encoded by the coding sequence ATGAGAAAACGCTCAAAAATTCCGGAAATTAAACACCCTCTCCTTTTACTTTTTCCAATTGCAATTTTATTTGCACTGGCATTGGAACCCTTCGGATTTACATCTGCGGGGTTTCTTTGTGTATTTTTACTCCTTTATTTCACCAAACAACTAACGATCAATTCTAGTTGGAAAAAAACATTTGTTGGAACCATTTTGTTTTCGTCCCTAGTGACATTAACTAGCTTTTATTGGATCTGGAATGCCATTCGTAATATCTCTGGCCAAGGGATCGTTGTATCTAGTTTTCTATTTTTAATTTATGCACTAATATCGTTTTATAAAATTGGTATCGTTTTTTTTGGTTCTGTGTTTCTCACAAAATATAAGTCCATCAAAGACTCTCATTATTTTTTATTTGTCCTTCCTTCCTTATTTTTAATTTCTGATTGGCTTTCTCCCATGGTGTTTCCTGTGTATTGGGGAGATTTGTTTCGAAACCAAATCCTTTGGCGCCAAATGGCTAGGTTTGGAATTGAAGTTTTGGGTTTTGTTTCTGTGTTCTCGGCCTCCCTTCTCTATTTGATGCTTTTAAAATCAACCAAGGGCGCCAAAAGTTACCTTCCCTATCTTTTTCCAATTTTTTGTTTTTTTTCGATCAACTTGTATTTTCTTGCGGAGACCATACCCCAAGGCCCAACTATCCATCTGGCCTTACTGCAGCCAAACACCACTTATGCGAGAAGAGAAATCCAAGAAAACCAAAACCAGATGACTCAAACCATCCAATCGGTTTATGATATCGGACTTGAAGCCATTCGCAACTCACCAAAACCAATTGATTTATTGGTGATGCCAGAATCTTCGATTCCCTTTTTAGGTACCTTAGATTCAAAAGATCCCAATTCAACGTATAGCAAAAGTTTTGTGGATATTACAACAAGTTTAGTCCGCATGGGCAATACCCCACTTGCTTTTAATGAGTTAGTTTGGGACCAAGGTTCTAGAAATTCGCTCACCCTTCTCCATCCCATAACACTTACATCCGAAAGAAGATACAAACAAAGACTTTTGCCTTTTGGAGAGTATTTGCCTGGAGAAACTGAATTTCCTTGGCTGCGTAGCATTTTTCCAGAAACTAGCCACCACATTCCGGGAAAACTAACAGATGCTTTAGGGTTCCAAACAAAAACAGGAGATACGGTTACATTTAGTCCGCTCATTTGTTATGAGGTTCTGTATCCAGATTTGGTTCGAAAGATTGTCAATCATTCCCCTTCTGAGTTCATTCTGAATCTCACCAATGACTCCTGGTTTGAAAGTTTAACTGAAACCAAACAACATGCGGGTGCTGGTAGACTTAGATCCATAGAAACAGGTAGACCTGTGGTTCGTGTGGCTGTGACTGGCCTCACCACTGCCTTTGATCCATGGGGAAGAGAGATGATGGGAGATTTACAAACATTCCAAAAAGCCATTGGTTATCTCGATTTACCAACGATCACCAAGGAGAGAACAACACCCTATCTCCAATTCGGACCGACTCCTTGGCGAATCATGGCCCTTTTTCTAATATTTTTTGTTTTTTTCCGTAGTCCGCCTCAGTTACTCCCTCATAAAAAGAAAAATGAAATTGAAATTTAG
- a CDS encoding lipase secretion chaperone, with the protein MNVKNIRYLSYTVGAVLLIYVAFRIFSPGELETSNEENPNDKAESYFRTQSDGFSVDPFYLESAKTIFTADGQFLRFEEILARAKSGELNLVSELWNLRRQCPEGSTREQCHEYIKAFLQNEYGGEEGKRLISMLSNYLKYEEAMVQLDPSSKSYTNQERYEQIKQLRRKYFAKDDAELIFGLEEATADFSFNRKNFLDETKNLKAEERIRLYEDYRKKSFGTFYNAVAAREPKFDKFETEMDLRQNELSKLSSTERESKEKEVRIRYFGKDGNDRMEKVLKEMKEEEEKISKLQVEEKNLLKNYPNLSESEREKKLNDLRIQTLGSKELAEEYSRRMEYEKTLKNSGN; encoded by the coding sequence ATGAATGTTAAAAATATACGTTACCTTAGTTATACCGTTGGCGCCGTACTTCTTATCTACGTTGCCTTTCGAATTTTCTCACCTGGTGAATTAGAAACCTCAAATGAAGAAAATCCAAATGACAAAGCAGAATCCTATTTCCGAACACAAAGCGACGGATTTTCTGTGGATCCTTTTTACTTAGAATCAGCGAAGACCATCTTCACCGCGGATGGACAGTTCCTTCGTTTTGAAGAAATATTGGCTCGTGCCAAATCAGGTGAGTTGAATTTAGTTTCTGAACTTTGGAACCTACGTAGGCAATGTCCAGAAGGAAGCACTCGTGAACAATGCCATGAATACATCAAAGCCTTTTTACAAAATGAGTATGGTGGCGAAGAAGGCAAACGACTCATTTCCATGCTTTCCAATTATTTAAAATATGAAGAAGCGATGGTACAATTAGATCCTTCTAGTAAATCCTACACCAACCAAGAAAGATACGAACAAATCAAACAACTTCGTAGGAAGTATTTTGCCAAAGATGACGCAGAACTCATTTTCGGATTGGAAGAAGCCACTGCCGATTTTAGTTTTAATCGAAAAAATTTCTTAGATGAAACTAAAAACTTAAAAGCAGAAGAACGAATTCGGTTGTATGAAGACTATCGTAAAAAATCTTTTGGCACTTTTTACAATGCAGTTGCCGCAAGGGAACCTAAGTTTGATAAGTTCGAAACAGAAATGGATTTAAGGCAGAATGAACTTTCTAAGTTGTCCAGTACCGAAAGAGAATCCAAAGAAAAAGAAGTCCGAATTCGATACTTTGGCAAAGACGGAAACGATCGAATGGAAAAGGTTTTAAAAGAAATGAAAGAAGAAGAGGAGAAAATTTCCAAACTCCAAGTAGAAGAAAAAAACCTCCTAAAAAACTATCCCAATCTTTCTGAATCGGAACGTGAAAAAAAACTTAATGACCTTCGTATCCAAACCTTGGGTAGCAAGGAATTAGCAGAGGAATATTCAAGAAGAATGGAATATGAGAAAACGCTCAAAAATTCCGGAAATTAA
- a CDS encoding esterase/lipase family protein has protein sequence MRKGLLAIFITIALATPVLASSGSSSKPLAGTYPIILSHGLFGWGENSGGIISIVNYWGGTDDYLRSQGATVFAPGKTAANSNEVRAAELKAAILTYAAATNYTGKFHILGHSQGGLDSRYMVSNLGLSSRTASLTTLNTPHYGSPIADIIKTVLPGWIQPFVASVVETLVKVVYGGTNQQNALAALSSLTKEGLTSFNSYTPNKSGVKYFSYGSSITLPDLIQHPLMGILHPACAAGGLFQGQGATNDGLVPLSSQKWGTWKGGPSYGIFTTGVDHLQASNTLRSGSLWYDVEGYYLNMASNMKANQ, from the coding sequence ATTCGTAAAGGTCTTTTAGCCATTTTTATCACAATTGCGCTTGCAACTCCCGTTCTTGCTAGCTCCGGTTCTTCTTCCAAACCGCTTGCAGGCACTTATCCAATTATCCTTTCCCATGGTCTCTTTGGTTGGGGCGAAAACTCCGGCGGAATCATCAGCATCGTAAATTACTGGGGAGGAACAGATGATTACCTCAGAAGCCAAGGAGCTACTGTATTTGCTCCAGGAAAAACAGCTGCCAACTCAAATGAAGTGAGAGCTGCTGAATTAAAAGCAGCCATCCTTACTTATGCTGCTGCCACAAACTACACTGGAAAATTCCATATCCTTGGCCACTCCCAAGGTGGACTCGATAGCCGTTATATGGTTTCTAATTTAGGCCTTTCTTCGCGCACAGCATCACTCACTACCCTCAACACTCCTCACTACGGATCTCCTATTGCTGACATCATTAAAACTGTCCTTCCAGGATGGATCCAACCTTTCGTAGCAAGTGTTGTTGAAACTCTTGTCAAAGTAGTTTACGGTGGAACAAACCAACAAAATGCACTCGCAGCTTTGTCTTCTTTAACAAAAGAAGGTCTAACTTCCTTTAACTCATACACTCCTAACAAATCAGGTGTGAAATATTTCTCTTATGGATCTTCCATCACTCTTCCTGACCTCATCCAACATCCACTTATGGGAATCCTTCACCCTGCTTGTGCAGCTGGTGGACTTTTCCAAGGACAAGGAGCTACAAATGACGGACTCGTTCCACTTTCTTCACAAAAATGGGGAACTTGGAAAGGTGGACCTTCTTATGGAATCTTCACAACTGGAGTAGACCATTTACAAGCATCCAACACACTTCGTTCGGGAAGCCTCTGGTATGATGTAGAAGGATACTATTTGAATATGGCTTCTAATATGAAGGCAAACCAGTAG
- a CDS encoding GNAT family N-acetyltransferase, which yields MIRDLTESDRNQTIELVNQFYRKVNELELDGLFRIRPRAATKFTDIYFKLIGTGKVYMRGFFADSELVSLLIGRVEEKPHLEEERSLFIDLAVTKLGKKKKGYMSALLKDVDLWCKKKSIPAIELRAILQNEEAVKFWDKSPFERFYIRYRKRVD from the coding sequence GTGATTCGAGATCTAACAGAATCTGATAGAAACCAAACCATCGAACTCGTAAACCAGTTTTACCGAAAAGTAAACGAACTCGAGTTAGATGGTTTGTTCCGCATACGGCCCCGCGCAGCCACCAAATTCACTGATATTTATTTCAAACTGATTGGAACCGGCAAAGTGTATATGCGTGGGTTCTTCGCCGACTCAGAACTAGTATCCTTACTCATTGGTCGAGTGGAAGAAAAACCTCACCTCGAAGAAGAAAGAAGTTTATTCATTGATCTTGCCGTTACCAAACTCGGGAAAAAGAAAAAAGGTTATATGTCCGCTCTTTTGAAAGATGTAGACCTTTGGTGCAAAAAAAAATCCATTCCGGCTATCGAACTTCGGGCCATACTGCAAAATGAAGAAGCTGTGAAGTTCTGGGACAAATCCCCTTTTGAAAGGTTTTATATCCGCTATCGCAAACGAGTGGATTGA